The following DNA comes from Nitrospirae bacterium CG2_30_53_67.
GCAAAGCTTTGACCGGTGACCTCGCAGGATATCGAAGCATAAGGGCGGTTGGACAACGTTATCGTATTCTCTACCGTGTGGAAAGGAAGGAAGTGGTTGTTATAATAGTAGCGGTTGGCATTCGAAAACAAGGAAGCCGTTCCGATTTATATCATCTGGCCAAGAAACTTCTTCGTTTAAAATTACTATAATCTATATTCGCCTCACCTTTGTAAGCCGATGGCTCGTTGATGGGAGGATAGGCGGGGTAGAGCCAAGGTGAATCTACCTCTCCATTCCCCTTCTTACAAAGGATGGGAAAATGAAATGCCTCCCGGCGCCTGCCCTGAGCGCAGTCGAAGGGGCCTCCCAGTGCTGAATTATTGAAAATGCATAGCGAACGCATTCACCGCCCCTTGGGGGCGGGATTAGTCTTAAACAGGGCAAATGGGTTCCGGGCTCGTCTATTGGAACAGCTTGAGCGGATAGTGCTCGGCGATTCTTTCGAAGTGGCGATCCAGGGAATAAAGAGACATGCGATGCTCAAGTGCTGT
Coding sequences within:
- a CDS encoding plasmid stabilization protein: MSYKIVLTEKAKKMLAAISDRRVREKIAYRIDGLSQDPDKQGKALTGDLAGYRSIRAVGQRYRILYRVERKEVVVIIVAVGIRKQGSRSDLYHLAKKLLRLKLL